A genomic segment from Pediococcus acidilactici encodes:
- a CDS encoding ATP-dependent Clp protease ATP-binding subunit → MENLFTPSARNVLIIAQEQAKRFKHPAVGTEHLLLALTIENNGVAHSVLEQFNVTEIDVIEEIEQFTGYGNLRLTRNDYLPYSPKAKEILANAGDQARQLKAAKIGTEHILLALIQDETILSSRVLLALDTDVADVRKVTLRKLGVNPATQSRRAKQRTAAKGTPTLDSVARDLTAMAEAGKIDPMIGRENELRRVIQILSRRTKNNPVLIGEPGVGKTAIAEGLAQRIIADDVPEDMKNKRLMMLEMGALVAGTKYRGEFEDRLKKVIEEIRQDGKVILFIDELHTLIGAGGAEGAIDASNILKPALARGELQTIGATTLNEYQKYIEADAALERRFAKVEVDEPTQAEAIQILQGIRPKYEQHHKVRITDEAIQQAVNLSARYISDRFLPDKAIDLIDEAAAKIRIDAAEKQSKKETDEDKLARLKADKEAAIDRQDFETAAEIRKKEMKLRKKVERAAARQAETEQPAEYKLQETGEDVAQIVSDWTGVPVTQMKQSESERLVNLEKILHEHVIGQDEAVSSVARAIRRARSGLKNPKRPIGSFMFLGPTGVGKTELAKTLANVMFGSEDNMIRIDMSEYMERFSTSRLVGSAPGYVGYDEGGQLTEQVRRKPYSVVLFDEVEKAHPDVFNLLLQVFDDGFLTDSKGRRVDFRNTIIIMTSNLGATALRDEKSVGFGAQNMADDYQAMAAKVKEVLKQSFRPEFLNRIDETIVFHSLTKPELHQIVKLMSKDIIRRMSAQGINMKFTPAAIDVVAEAGFDPEYGARPIRRALQTQVEDQLSEMLLAGQVKVGDDVTIGARNHKITFKVKDAKPVSSTSK, encoded by the coding sequence ATGGAAAATTTATTTACTCCTAGCGCACGCAACGTGTTAATTATTGCTCAAGAGCAAGCCAAACGGTTTAAACATCCGGCGGTGGGCACGGAGCATTTATTATTAGCACTGACAATTGAAAATAATGGCGTTGCCCACAGTGTGCTAGAACAATTTAATGTCACCGAAATTGATGTAATTGAAGAAATTGAACAGTTTACGGGTTATGGCAACTTACGCCTAACCAGAAATGATTACCTGCCATATTCGCCAAAGGCTAAGGAAATTCTGGCAAATGCGGGGGATCAAGCACGGCAGTTAAAGGCTGCCAAAATTGGCACCGAACACATCCTATTAGCGTTGATCCAAGACGAGACGATTTTATCTTCCCGCGTATTGTTGGCGTTGGATACTGACGTGGCGGACGTACGTAAAGTTACGTTACGTAAGCTAGGGGTTAACCCGGCGACCCAAAGCCGGCGGGCTAAGCAACGCACGGCGGCCAAGGGCACCCCAACCCTAGATTCGGTTGCCCGGGATTTAACCGCCATGGCGGAAGCCGGTAAAATCGACCCGATGATTGGGCGTGAAAATGAACTACGGCGGGTTATCCAAATTTTAAGTCGGCGAACCAAGAACAACCCGGTCTTGATCGGGGAACCCGGCGTTGGAAAAACCGCAATTGCGGAAGGCCTTGCGCAGCGGATCATTGCGGATGACGTTCCCGAAGATATGAAAAACAAGCGGCTCATGATGCTAGAAATGGGCGCGTTGGTTGCGGGAACCAAATACCGCGGGGAATTTGAAGACCGTTTGAAAAAGGTCATTGAAGAAATTCGCCAAGATGGCAAGGTGATCTTGTTTATCGATGAATTGCATACCTTAATCGGGGCTGGTGGTGCAGAAGGTGCCATTGACGCTTCCAACATCTTGAAGCCGGCGCTAGCGCGTGGCGAACTACAAACCATCGGGGCGACAACCCTAAATGAATATCAAAAATATATTGAAGCGGATGCAGCTTTAGAACGACGTTTTGCCAAGGTAGAAGTTGATGAACCTACTCAAGCAGAAGCAATTCAAATTCTTCAAGGAATTCGGCCAAAGTATGAACAACACCATAAAGTCCGGATCACTGACGAGGCAATCCAACAGGCGGTAAACTTGTCGGCTCGTTACATTTCCGACCGGTTCCTTCCGGATAAGGCAATTGATTTAATTGACGAAGCGGCGGCTAAGATTCGCATTGACGCTGCTGAAAAGCAAAGTAAAAAGGAAACTGATGAAGATAAGTTGGCCCGGTTGAAGGCGGATAAAGAGGCGGCCATTGACCGCCAAGATTTTGAAACCGCCGCTGAAATTCGGAAAAAAGAAATGAAGTTGCGGAAAAAGGTTGAACGGGCGGCTGCCCGGCAAGCCGAAACGGAGCAACCGGCTGAATACAAGCTGCAGGAAACTGGGGAAGACGTTGCTCAAATCGTCTCCGATTGGACCGGAGTTCCGGTTACCCAGATGAAACAATCTGAATCCGAACGGTTAGTTAACTTAGAAAAAATCTTGCACGAACACGTAATTGGGCAAGATGAAGCCGTTTCTTCGGTAGCTCGGGCAATTCGGCGGGCCCGGTCGGGATTGAAAAATCCTAAACGACCGATTGGCTCATTTATGTTCCTTGGCCCAACTGGGGTAGGGAAGACTGAGTTAGCTAAGACCCTTGCTAACGTAATGTTTGGTTCAGAAGATAACATGATCCGAATTGACATGTCGGAATACATGGAACGCTTTAGCACCAGCCGACTAGTGGGCTCGGCTCCTGGCTACGTTGGCTATGACGAAGGTGGCCAGCTTACCGAACAAGTTCGGCGCAAGCCATACTCGGTAGTCTTGTTTGATGAAGTCGAAAAGGCCCATCCGGACGTGTTTAACTTGTTGCTCCAGGTCTTCGATGATGGATTTTTGACCGATTCGAAGGGTCGCCGAGTCGACTTTAGGAATACGATCATCATTATGACTTCTAATTTAGGGGCGACGGCGTTGCGGGATGAAAAATCAGTCGGTTTTGGAGCACAAAACATGGCTGATGATTACCAAGCAATGGCTGCAAAGGTTAAGGAAGTTTTGAAACAAAGCTTCCGGCCAGAATTCTTAAACCGAATCGACGAAACGATCGTCTTCCATTCCTTAACTAAGCCAGAGCTCCACCAGATTGTAAAACTCATGTCGAAGGATATTATTCGTCGAATGAGCGCCCAAGGAATTAACATGAAATTCACTCCGGCGGCAATCGACGTGGTAGCCGAAGCTGGGTTTGATCCTGAATACGGGGCTCGTCCAATCCGGCGGGCGTTACAAACGCAAGTCGAAGATCAGCTTAGTGAAATGTTGCTTGCCGGCCAAGTTAAAGTGGGCGACGACGTAACGATCGGGGCGCGCAACCACAAGATCACTTTTAAAGTGAAGGATGCCAAACCGGTAAGTAGTACAAGTAAATAA
- a CDS encoding CtsR family transcriptional regulator, which yields MQGQNISDIIERYLKEILADSEEVEIRRSEIADQFDVVPSQINYVIKTRFTIQNGYLVESKRGGGGYIRIEKVKLLDDIDVLDSLIRVIGDSINERDAISILSSLYEDAVLSKREANLLAATIAKSTLNIGDRKLEDQIRAKIIIGVLNHLRYE from the coding sequence ATGCAAGGACAGAATATTTCGGATATAATCGAGCGGTACTTAAAAGAAATTTTAGCTGATTCGGAGGAAGTTGAGATTCGGCGTTCTGAAATTGCGGATCAGTTTGACGTAGTACCATCCCAAATTAACTACGTAATCAAAACCCGGTTTACCATTCAAAACGGTTATTTAGTTGAAAGTAAACGTGGCGGCGGTGGTTACATTCGAATTGAAAAGGTTAAATTGCTAGATGATATTGACGTGTTGGACTCGTTGATCCGGGTGATTGGCGACTCAATTAACGAACGGGATGCAATTTCTATTTTAAGTAGTCTATATGAAGATGCGGTTTTAAGTAAGCGGGAGGCTAATCTGCTAGCTGCAACAATTGCCAAGAGTACTTTGAATATTGGTGATCGCAAACTAGAGGATCAGATTCGCGCAAAAATCATTATCGGAGTTTTAAATCACCTTCGATATGAGTAA
- a CDS encoding DNA-directed RNA polymerase subunit beta gives MAGHLVKYGKHRTRRSYARIKEVLDLPNLIEIQTDSYQWFLDEGLREMFNDIMPIEDFAGKLSLEFVDYQLLEPKYTVDEAREHEANYSAPLHVTLRLTNHETGEIKSQDVFFGDFPLMTEQGTFIINGAERVIVSQLVRSPGVYYNLDIDKNNRKIWGATVIPNRGAWLEYETDAKEVSYVRIDRTRKIPMTELVRALGFGSDEEIIDIFGGSDSLDFTLDKDVHKNPEDSRVAESLKDIYERLRPGEPKTADSARSLLTARFFDPKRYDMAPVGRYKVNKKLSLKTRLLGQTLAETLADPDTGEVLAQKGDVVDKDVMKKLAPYLDRQDFKMVTYQPSDEAVVPEPMTIQVIKIQDPNDPERELKMIGNGNIDLKLKHITPADIIASINYFFLLQQGIGSTDDIDHLGNRRIRSVGELLQNQFRIGLARMERVVRERMSIQDAETVTPQQLINIRPVVAATKEFFGSSQLSQFMDQTNPLGELSHKRRLSALGPGGLTRDRAGYEVRDVHYTHYGRMCPIETPEGPNIGLINNLASYGKINRYGFIETPYRRVSWKDHKVTDRIDYLTADEEDQFVIAQANSPLNDDGSFVDDVVMARHESDNIETSIENVDYMDVSPKQVVAVATACIPFLENDDSNRALMGANMQRQAVPLLDPHAPLIGTGIEYKAAHDSGVALLCQHPGVVEYVDAREIRVRRDDGALDTYKLMKFRRSNGGKNYNQRPIVRVNDKVDADDVLADGPSMELGELALGQNPLIAFMTWQGYNFEDAIAINERLVRDDVYTSIHIEEYESEARDTKLGPEEMTREIPNVGEDALRNLDQDGIVRIGAEVQDGDILVGKVTPKGVTELSAEERLLHAIFGEKAREVRDTSLRVPHGGGGIVQDVKIFTRENGDELSPGVNMMVRVYIAQKRKLQVGDKMAGRHGNKGTVSVVIPEEDMPYMPDGTPIDIMLSPMGVPSRMNIGQVLELHLGMAARNLGIHMTTPVFDGARDEDIWEAVAEAGMDSDAKTVLYDGRTGEPFEQRVAVGVMHYMKLAHMVDDKIHARSIGPYSLVTQQPLGGKAQFGGQRFGEMEVWALEAYGAAYTLQEILTYKSDDIVGRVKTYEAIVKGESIPRPGVPESFRVLVKELQALGLDMKVLGEDKQEVELRDMDEDDDEVVNVDALSKYAEKQKAANANEADASTTESTPVETENNQN, from the coding sequence TTGGCAGGACATTTAGTTAAGTATGGTAAACATCGTACGCGCCGGAGCTATGCACGAATTAAAGAAGTACTCGATTTACCAAACTTAATCGAGATTCAAACGGATTCGTACCAATGGTTCTTAGACGAAGGTCTTCGGGAAATGTTCAACGACATTATGCCGATTGAAGATTTTGCCGGTAAATTGTCACTTGAGTTCGTTGACTATCAGTTGTTAGAACCAAAGTATACCGTTGATGAAGCTCGCGAACATGAAGCAAACTACTCTGCGCCATTGCACGTTACGTTGCGGTTGACTAACCATGAAACGGGTGAAATCAAGTCCCAAGACGTCTTCTTTGGTGACTTCCCATTAATGACGGAACAAGGAACTTTCATTATTAATGGTGCTGAACGGGTTATTGTTTCACAATTGGTCCGTTCACCAGGGGTTTATTACAACTTAGATATTGATAAAAACAATCGTAAAATCTGGGGCGCAACGGTTATTCCTAACCGGGGCGCTTGGTTAGAATACGAAACTGACGCTAAGGAAGTTTCATACGTTCGAATCGACCGGACTCGGAAGATTCCAATGACGGAATTAGTTCGGGCACTTGGTTTTGGTTCTGACGAAGAAATTATCGACATTTTTGGTGGATCAGACAGTTTAGACTTTACCCTTGATAAGGATGTACACAAAAACCCTGAAGATTCACGGGTTGCGGAATCCTTAAAGGATATCTACGAACGTTTGCGTCCAGGCGAACCAAAGACTGCGGACAGTGCACGGAGTTTATTGACTGCGCGCTTCTTTGATCCAAAGCGTTACGACATGGCTCCAGTAGGTCGTTACAAGGTCAACAAGAAGTTAAGCTTGAAGACTCGTTTACTAGGTCAAACCCTCGCAGAAACCCTTGCTGACCCAGATACTGGGGAAGTATTGGCTCAAAAGGGTGACGTTGTCGACAAAGACGTAATGAAGAAGTTGGCACCTTACCTTGATCGTCAAGACTTCAAGATGGTAACTTACCAACCTTCTGATGAAGCGGTAGTTCCAGAACCAATGACGATTCAAGTAATTAAGATACAAGACCCTAACGATCCTGAACGCGAATTAAAGATGATTGGCAACGGGAACATCGACTTGAAGCTTAAGCACATTACTCCTGCCGATATTATTGCTTCGATTAACTACTTCTTCCTATTACAACAAGGAATCGGTAGCACTGATGATATCGATCACTTGGGTAACCGGCGGATTCGTTCAGTTGGTGAATTATTACAAAACCAATTCCGAATCGGTTTAGCTCGGATGGAACGGGTTGTTCGGGAACGGATGTCGATCCAAGATGCCGAAACCGTCACACCACAACAATTAATCAATATTCGTCCAGTAGTGGCAGCAACTAAAGAATTCTTTGGTTCTTCACAATTGTCACAGTTCATGGACCAAACCAACCCGCTTGGTGAATTGTCACATAAGCGTCGTCTTTCAGCCCTTGGACCAGGTGGTTTAACTCGTGACCGTGCTGGATACGAAGTCCGGGACGTTCACTATACTCACTATGGTCGGATGTGCCCAATTGAAACTCCCGAAGGTCCTAATATCGGGTTGATCAATAACTTGGCTTCTTACGGAAAGATTAACCGTTATGGCTTTATTGAAACACCATATCGTCGGGTTTCATGGAAAGATCACAAGGTAACCGACCGGATCGATTACTTGACTGCTGACGAAGAAGACCAATTCGTTATCGCACAAGCGAACTCGCCATTAAACGACGACGGTTCCTTCGTGGATGACGTAGTTATGGCTCGTCATGAAAGTGACAACATTGAAACTAGCATTGAAAACGTCGACTACATGGACGTTTCACCTAAGCAAGTAGTTGCGGTTGCGACGGCATGTATTCCTTTCTTGGAAAACGATGACTCTAACCGGGCTTTGATGGGTGCGAACATGCAGCGCCAGGCGGTTCCTTTGCTTGACCCTCACGCACCATTGATTGGTACTGGTATTGAATATAAAGCTGCTCATGACTCAGGGGTTGCTTTGCTATGTCAACATCCTGGGGTTGTTGAATACGTTGATGCTCGTGAAATTCGGGTTCGTCGTGATGATGGAGCACTAGACACTTACAAGTTGATGAAGTTCCGTCGTTCTAACGGTGGTAAGAACTACAACCAACGCCCAATCGTGCGGGTTAACGACAAGGTTGACGCTGACGATGTATTGGCAGATGGTCCATCAATGGAATTAGGTGAATTAGCGCTTGGTCAAAACCCATTGATTGCTTTCATGACATGGCAAGGTTACAACTTCGAAGATGCGATTGCGATTAACGAACGCTTGGTTCGTGACGACGTTTATACTTCTATTCATATTGAAGAATATGAATCAGAAGCGCGTGATACGAAGTTAGGACCGGAAGAAATGACCCGTGAAATTCCAAACGTTGGGGAAGACGCATTGCGCAACCTTGACCAAGACGGAATCGTGCGGATTGGTGCGGAAGTTCAAGATGGTGACATCCTAGTTGGTAAAGTTACTCCTAAAGGGGTGACAGAACTATCCGCCGAAGAACGGTTGTTACACGCTATCTTTGGTGAAAAAGCTCGTGAAGTTCGTGATACATCCCTCCGTGTGCCACATGGTGGCGGCGGTATCGTCCAAGACGTGAAGATCTTCACTCGGGAAAATGGTGATGAACTATCTCCTGGCGTTAACATGATGGTTCGAGTTTACATTGCCCAAAAACGTAAGCTTCAAGTTGGGGATAAGATGGCTGGTCGTCATGGTAACAAGGGTACGGTTTCAGTAGTTATCCCAGAAGAAGATATGCCATACATGCCAGATGGTACCCCAATCGACATTATGCTTAGTCCAATGGGTGTGCCTTCCCGTATGAATATCGGACAAGTTTTGGAATTGCACTTGGGAATGGCAGCACGCAACTTGGGTATTCACATGACTACACCTGTTTTTGATGGTGCTCGTGACGAAGATATCTGGGAAGCTGTTGCAGAAGCTGGTATGGATTCCGACGCGAAAACCGTGCTATACGATGGTCGGACAGGTGAACCGTTTGAACAACGGGTTGCGGTTGGTGTCATGCACTACATGAAGCTTGCTCACATGGTTGACGATAAGATTCATGCTCGTTCAATTGGACCTTACTCACTAGTTACGCAACAACCACTTGGTGGTAAAGCACAATTTGGTGGACAGCGTTTTGGTGAAATGGAAGTTTGGGCCCTTGAAGCTTATGGTGCAGCTTACACATTGCAAGAAATCTTGACTTACAAGTCTGATGATATTGTTGGACGGGTTAAGACTTACGAAGCAATCGTGAAGGGTGAATCAATTCCTCGTCCTGGCGTACCGGAATCATTCCGCGTGTTGGTTAAGGAATTACAAGCTTTAGGACTAGACATGAAGGTTCTTGGAGAAGATAAGCAAGAGGTTGAACTTCGTGATATGGACGAAGATGATGATGAAGTTGTCAACGTTGATGCTCTAAGCAAGTATGCCGAAAAGCAAAAGGCGGCTAATGCTAACGAAGCTGATGCGTCAACAACTGAATCTACTCCTGTGGAAACTGAAAACAACCAAAATTAA
- the serS gene encoding serine--tRNA ligase: MLDLKMIRNHTDEVKEKLATRGVQPETIDELLAKDNQRRELIVKSESLKKVRNDVSDQISQMKRNHEDASEPIQKMRKVSQEIKELDEQLEKVAEEVEDQAAHLPNLPHPDVPVSLTEEGSVELRKFGTPRKFDFKPKAHWEIGEDLGILDFERAAKVAGSRFVYYIGDGARLERAVYNFFLDQNVAAGFTEEITPYMVNDASMFGTGQFPKFKETHAGYEIKDEQLTLIPTAEVPLVNYYRDEILDEDQLPINVTALSPAFRSEAGSAGRDTRGLIRMHQFNKVEMVKITKPEDSWQELEKLTRHAETLLQKLELPYHVITLTTGDMSFTAAMTHDLEVWIPAQNKYREISSCSNTTDFQARRAHIRYRDENGKLQYVHTLNGSGLAVGRTVAAILENYQNEDGTVTVPDVLVPYMQGTKVIGKK, from the coding sequence ATGTTAGATTTAAAGATGATCCGTAACCATACCGACGAAGTTAAGGAAAAGTTAGCTACTCGTGGGGTTCAACCGGAAACGATCGATGAACTGTTAGCTAAAGACAACCAACGTCGGGAGTTAATTGTAAAAAGCGAAAGCTTAAAAAAGGTGCGAAATGATGTTTCGGACCAAATTTCTCAAATGAAACGCAATCACGAAGACGCTAGCGAACCAATTCAAAAAATGCGGAAGGTTAGCCAAGAAATCAAGGAGCTTGACGAACAATTAGAAAAAGTTGCTGAGGAAGTTGAAGACCAAGCGGCCCACTTGCCTAATTTGCCGCACCCGGACGTGCCGGTAAGCTTGACTGAGGAAGGTAGTGTTGAATTACGGAAATTTGGCACTCCGCGAAAGTTTGATTTCAAGCCAAAAGCACATTGGGAAATTGGCGAAGACCTTGGCATCTTGGATTTTGAACGGGCGGCTAAGGTTGCTGGTAGCCGGTTTGTTTACTACATTGGCGACGGTGCGCGTCTCGAACGTGCGGTTTACAATTTCTTCTTGGATCAAAACGTGGCGGCTGGTTTCACCGAAGAAATCACCCCGTACATGGTTAACGACGCGTCGATGTTTGGTACCGGACAATTTCCAAAGTTTAAAGAAACTCACGCCGGCTACGAAATTAAGGACGAACAACTAACTCTGATTCCTACGGCAGAAGTACCGTTGGTTAACTACTACCGCGACGAAATCTTGGATGAAGACCAGTTGCCAATTAACGTCACCGCCCTTTCGCCAGCTTTTCGTTCAGAAGCTGGTAGTGCTGGGCGGGACACTCGTGGTTTAATTCGGATGCACCAATTTAATAAGGTAGAAATGGTTAAGATTACGAAGCCCGAAGATTCTTGGCAAGAATTAGAAAAGCTTACGCGTCATGCCGAAACGCTTCTACAAAAATTGGAATTGCCATACCACGTAATTACGTTGACCACCGGTGACATGAGTTTCACGGCTGCAATGACCCACGACTTAGAAGTGTGGATTCCTGCCCAAAATAAATACCGTGAAATTTCAAGCTGTTCCAACACCACCGATTTCCAAGCTCGACGGGCCCACATCCGGTATCGCGATGAAAACGGTAAGCTGCAGTACGTGCACACGCTGAACGGTTCCGGACTAGCGGTCGGCCGTACGGTAGCTGCAATTTTAGAAAACTACCAAAATGAAGATGGTACGGTTACCGTTCCAGATGTCTTGGTACCATATATGCAAGGAACCAAGGTAATCGGCAAAAAATAA
- a CDS encoding deoxynucleoside kinase: MIALSGPIGAGKTSLTELLTQHWGSDAYYESVDDNKILPLFYKDPKRYAFLLQIYFLNKRLDSIKQANEGFKSVMDRSIYEDSLLFHLNADLGRATETEVKIYDSLLNNMMQELPRLSYKKNPDLLIHIDISFDTMLKRIKKRGRSYEQIENDPSLYDYYKELNRRYVSWFDSYDQSAKIRIDGDKYDFVEDPSARKQVIQLVEEKISQI, translated from the coding sequence ATGATTGCTTTATCAGGTCCAATCGGCGCCGGCAAGACGTCACTGACGGAATTATTAACTCAGCATTGGGGAAGCGATGCTTACTATGAATCGGTAGATGACAATAAAATTTTGCCGTTATTCTATAAGGATCCAAAACGCTACGCATTTTTATTACAAATTTACTTTTTAAACAAACGGCTAGACAGTATTAAGCAAGCTAACGAAGGTTTTAAAAGCGTAATGGATCGTTCAATTTATGAAGATTCATTACTCTTTCATTTAAACGCTGACCTTGGTCGAGCGACCGAAACCGAAGTCAAAATTTACGATTCGTTGCTAAATAATATGATGCAAGAATTGCCGCGGCTTTCATATAAGAAAAACCCGGACCTTTTGATTCACATTGATATTTCGTTTGATACCATGCTAAAGCGGATTAAAAAACGGGGTCGTTCATACGAGCAGATCGAAAATGATCCGTCATTATACGACTACTATAAAGAGTTGAACCGTCGTTACGTATCGTGGTTTGATAGCTACGATCAAAGCGCCAAGATCAGAATTGATGGCGATAAGTATGATTTTGTGGAAGACCCTAGCGCACGCAAACAAGTTATCCAACTAGTTGAAGAAAAGATTTCGCAAATTTAA
- the spxB gene encoding pyruvate oxidase has translation MSEKTVPASVAMLRVLQAWDIKRVFGYPGGSFNSTMNALDLEKDRIQYVQVRHEQVGALAAAAEAKLTGKIGVAFGSAGPGAVNMLNGLYDAKEDHTPVLALVGQVPHSNMNYDFFQEFPEVPMFQDVAVYDRCVMTPESLPYVVDKAIRAAYKNRGPAVVVIPNDFGYVQIPDVDYASTALLEKPTPKQTPTDEEVDQFLQMVREAKRPIFHVGSGIKDHQDLLKKVAEKLQIPVTITGLAKGKVDDDWEGNLGTTNRAASKAADEAFATADLVIALGADFPFANLVYRTHEFKFVQIDNDESQFGRHHFLDLGIWADSGKFLEKVLERSEAVASRPFYQATVADMQDWKAYLDKLMKKADGPLSYEQIYREINRIADKDAVFGIDTGDNIINAFRFLDLKGDKQWTISALFATMGYGIPAAIAAKLTYPDRQVFSISGDGAASMVIHDLLTEVKYHLPIINIITSNQTLNFIKSEQDDIQMNHSGIDLEDADYAKIAEAMGAKGIMIRTLDELPAAFDKALEYQKAGEPVVIDAKITDQRGLPVEELEFDNQAANFTEKISDAYQATHGEKSVSDFFSDYDGAELKPLTDYFAKFGVEK, from the coding sequence ATGAGTGAGAAAACTGTACCAGCAAGTGTTGCAATGTTAAGAGTCCTTCAGGCTTGGGATATCAAACGAGTTTTTGGCTATCCAGGTGGGTCATTTAATTCGACAATGAACGCCTTAGACCTAGAAAAGGACCGGATTCAATATGTGCAAGTTCGTCACGAACAAGTTGGCGCCCTCGCTGCCGCTGCTGAAGCAAAGCTGACGGGAAAAATTGGAGTTGCGTTTGGCTCAGCGGGCCCCGGTGCGGTCAACATGTTGAATGGTTTATATGATGCTAAGGAAGATCATACACCCGTGTTGGCACTGGTTGGACAAGTACCTCACAGCAATATGAACTACGACTTCTTCCAAGAATTTCCTGAAGTACCAATGTTTCAAGACGTGGCGGTTTACGACCGTTGCGTAATGACCCCGGAAAGCCTCCCGTATGTTGTTGACAAGGCGATTCGGGCAGCGTACAAAAACCGTGGGCCAGCGGTAGTGGTAATCCCTAACGACTTTGGCTATGTTCAAATTCCCGACGTAGATTACGCTTCTACTGCATTATTAGAAAAGCCAACTCCTAAACAAACACCAACTGACGAAGAAGTGGACCAATTCTTGCAAATGGTCCGCGAGGCTAAGCGGCCAATTTTCCACGTAGGTTCTGGAATCAAGGACCATCAGGATCTTTTGAAGAAGGTGGCTGAAAAGTTACAAATCCCCGTTACGATTACCGGCTTGGCTAAGGGGAAAGTTGACGATGATTGGGAAGGCAACTTAGGAACTACTAACCGGGCGGCGTCCAAGGCGGCTGACGAAGCCTTCGCAACTGCTGACTTGGTCATTGCACTGGGTGCGGATTTCCCATTTGCTAACCTAGTTTACCGGACTCACGAATTCAAGTTTGTGCAAATCGATAACGATGAATCTCAATTTGGGCGGCACCACTTCCTAGACTTAGGGATTTGGGCAGATTCGGGCAAGTTCCTAGAAAAAGTCTTAGAACGTTCCGAAGCGGTTGCCAGCCGACCATTCTACCAAGCAACGGTCGCTGACATGCAAGACTGGAAAGCTTACTTGGATAAGCTAATGAAGAAGGCGGATGGTCCGTTATCTTACGAACAAATTTACCGGGAAATTAACCGGATTGCGGATAAGGATGCGGTCTTTGGCATCGATACTGGAGACAACATCATTAACGCCTTCCGCTTCCTTGACTTGAAGGGCGATAAGCAGTGGACGATTTCGGCACTATTTGCCACGATGGGATACGGGATTCCGGCCGCAATTGCAGCGAAACTTACGTACCCAGACCGGCAAGTATTTAGTATTTCCGGAGACGGAGCAGCTTCGATGGTAATTCACGACCTATTAACGGAAGTGAAGTACCACTTGCCAATCATTAACATTATTACTTCTAACCAAACCCTCAACTTTATTAAGTCAGAACAAGATGATATTCAAATGAACCATTCCGGAATTGACCTTGAAGATGCCGACTACGCTAAGATTGCGGAAGCGATGGGCGCAAAGGGAATCATGATTAGAACCTTGGATGAATTACCAGCAGCCTTTGATAAGGCGTTAGAATACCAAAAAGCTGGTGAACCAGTAGTGATTGATGCTAAAATCACCGACCAACGTGGTTTACCAGTTGAAGAACTGGAATTTGACAACCAAGCGGCAAACTTTACCGAAAAGATTTCGGATGCTTATCAAGCAACTCATGGTGAAAAATCAGTTAGTGACTTCTTTAGCGATTATGACGGCGCAGAACTGAAACCATTGACGGATTACTTCGCTAAGTTTGGGGTAGAAAAATAA